One stretch of Shewanella sp. Arc9-LZ DNA includes these proteins:
- the queG gene encoding tRNA epoxyqueuosine(34) reductase QueG yields the protein MTTTTAALTPNPTPDLGTDLTTEPCPLTAVQLDVLNRQIKLWGKELGFAHIGVADVDLTQHEAALQDWLDKGYHGEMAYMANHGMMRARPAELHPGTIRVICARMDYLPPDAGFASNLTDPNLGYISRYAGGRDYHKLIRQRLKKLGDKINQYCQQLDFDTTDFRPFVDSAPILERPLADKAGLGWTGKHSLILHPDAGSWFFLGELLINLPLPLDIPIEEGCNTCVACIKSCPTDAIVEPYVVDARRCISYLTIELQGAIPEEFRPLIGNRIYGCDDCQLVCPVNAKAPLTKETDFHTRSALIQPDLLTLFAWSETYFLSQTEGSAIRRIGHKRWLRNIAIALGNAPANPAIINALEQRKHSEEVDDMVLEHIEWALVQQIQKAPQSALSRKTQRVIRSIQKGLPRDA from the coding sequence ATGACAACAACGACCGCAGCATTAACTCCAAATCCTACTCCTGATCTAGGAACCGATCTAACAACTGAGCCCTGTCCATTGACCGCGGTTCAACTTGATGTGCTCAATAGGCAAATCAAGCTTTGGGGTAAAGAACTTGGCTTTGCTCATATTGGTGTTGCTGATGTCGACTTAACTCAGCATGAGGCAGCATTACAAGACTGGTTAGATAAAGGTTATCACGGTGAGATGGCTTACATGGCTAATCACGGAATGATGCGTGCTAGACCCGCTGAGTTACATCCCGGAACCATTAGAGTGATTTGTGCTCGGATGGACTATTTACCGCCTGACGCTGGCTTTGCCAGTAATTTAACCGACCCAAATCTTGGTTATATCTCTCGTTATGCGGGTGGACGTGATTACCATAAACTCATCCGACAACGGCTTAAAAAGCTCGGCGATAAAATTAACCAGTATTGCCAACAGCTCGACTTTGATACGACTGATTTTAGACCTTTTGTGGATTCTGCACCTATTTTAGAACGTCCATTAGCCGATAAAGCCGGACTAGGCTGGACAGGCAAACACTCGTTAATTTTACACCCAGATGCAGGCAGCTGGTTTTTTCTTGGCGAGTTACTCATTAACTTACCGTTACCGTTAGATATCCCGATTGAAGAAGGCTGCAACACTTGCGTAGCCTGCATAAAGTCATGCCCAACTGATGCGATTGTCGAGCCCTATGTTGTCGATGCAAGACGTTGTATTTCTTACTTGACCATTGAATTACAGGGCGCTATCCCAGAAGAGTTTCGCCCGCTTATAGGCAATCGTATTTATGGCTGTGATGACTGCCAGCTAGTGTGCCCAGTCAATGCTAAAGCACCACTGACAAAAGAAACTGATTTTCATACTCGCAGTGCGCTTATTCAACCCGATTTACTGACTCTATTTGCTTGGTCTGAAACTTATTTTCTCAGCCAAACAGAAGGCAGTGCGATTCGACGAATTGGTCATAAACGTTGGTTACGTAATATCGCGATTGCATTAGGTAATGCCCCTGCTAATCCGGCCATTATTAATGCGTTAGAGCAACGTAAACACAGTGAAGAAGTGGATGATATGGTACTTGAGCATATTGAATGGGCATTAGTTCAACAAATACAAAAAGCGCCACAGTCGGCGCTTTCACGTAAAACTCAACGAGTGATCAGATCAATACAAAAGGGTTTACCAAGAGACGCATAA
- a CDS encoding dodecin: MSHTYKVIELVGSSPISSDEAVKNAIAEANKSLLHLRWFQVIETRGHLEEGLIAHWQVTIKVGFTLDSNA; encoded by the coding sequence ATGAGTCACACTTATAAAGTCATTGAACTCGTGGGATCATCACCAATAAGTTCAGATGAGGCGGTCAAAAATGCGATTGCAGAAGCCAATAAAAGTTTACTACATTTGCGTTGGTTTCAAGTTATCGAAACTCGTGGTCATTTAGAAGAAGGCCTAATTGCTCATTGGCAAGTGACCATTAAAGTGGGTTTTACCTTAGACTCTAATGCCTAA
- a CDS encoding DUF3622 domain-containing protein yields the protein MSDSKKYALRVIQIENTWKTEITRRMTSTKTIVSKSQDGFASEAEATAWGEQSLQGFLSKQVDRNKRKTEKHLKAKSLAAAIAAESAVDEEELFDAEDEDDAEDEDDEELN from the coding sequence ATGAGCGATAGCAAAAAGTATGCTTTACGTGTTATTCAAATTGAAAACACGTGGAAAACCGAAATCACTCGTCGTATGACATCGACTAAAACCATAGTATCAAAAAGCCAAGATGGTTTTGCGTCAGAAGCAGAAGCTACTGCATGGGGCGAGCAATCACTGCAAGGTTTTTTATCTAAGCAAGTTGATCGTAACAAGCGTAAAACTGAAAAGCACCTTAAAGCTAAAAGTTTAGCAGCGGCTATAGCTGCAGAATCTGCCGTCGATGAAGAAGAGTTATTCGATGCTGAAGATGAAGACGATGCTGAAGACGAAGATGACGAAGAACTAAACTAA
- a CDS encoding TonB-dependent receptor: MGTKPTKIALLLSAVFSVASVNAVAIESVVTSPSSSAISMDETIVVIGRNAAKPLNIAANVNVIDAADIQMSGATNLTDLLRGQSGIQVSDNNSGSVFSMRGFSASQAANNTLILVDGRRLNNIDIAAPSIESIPINLVERIEILSGSAGVLYGDQAVGGVINIITKAPTETGGGLQVSGGSFDTYEAKGDISGAINDAWRYFLAASYNESDNYRDNNDNETSSILGRLQYQTDTEDFYVEVNHFDNDRQAPGALTLAQYEADPRQVASFSEGEFSHEITTALRSGYQYQLNNIWALGADLTYSDTSTTSLLFGGAGRIERDLLSFSPKATANYHLEHGDLNFVAGIDVSKGEADFDTLYTQRNNEQTQKSAYVQASVPITPTLSYVVGGRYSEVTDDLYDQLLYPNRIEIDNDAHALELGLNFRPSSEHRFYVRANDNFRFAKVDEQAYTPLDVQGLNPQTGRSYEAGWDFTTTTQTLKINAYQLELEDEIVYEGGRTDGPYGGGANVNADESRRFGVSTAYDVQLSNDWLLGASYDYIDAEFTQGENDGKALSWVAKHSGKAFVSYDFADNWQAFVEGVYTGERYMEGDNSNTGDKLDSYVLTNLALNYTYSGWNGSLRVDNLLDEDYVGTGYYSAYGSGYYSGTGRSIRLTAGYRF, encoded by the coding sequence ATGGGTACTAAACCAACAAAAATTGCATTGTTATTAAGTGCTGTCTTCAGTGTCGCAAGTGTTAATGCTGTTGCGATTGAATCAGTTGTTACATCCCCCTCGTCTTCGGCTATCAGCATGGATGAAACCATTGTGGTTATTGGCCGTAATGCTGCCAAGCCATTAAATATTGCTGCCAATGTTAATGTCATTGATGCTGCTGATATTCAAATGAGCGGCGCCACCAATTTAACCGATTTATTACGTGGACAATCTGGTATTCAGGTGTCGGATAATAACTCGGGCAGTGTATTTTCTATGCGTGGGTTTTCTGCATCACAAGCCGCTAATAACACGCTGATCTTAGTCGATGGACGCAGACTGAATAATATTGATATTGCGGCACCGAGCATTGAGTCGATCCCGATTAACTTAGTTGAGCGTATTGAGATTTTATCAGGCAGTGCAGGGGTACTATATGGTGACCAAGCTGTTGGCGGCGTGATCAATATCATTACCAAAGCACCGACAGAAACGGGTGGTGGTTTACAGGTTAGTGGTGGCAGTTTTGATACCTATGAAGCTAAGGGCGATATTTCAGGGGCTATCAACGATGCATGGCGTTACTTTTTAGCGGCCAGCTATAACGAAAGTGATAATTACCGCGATAATAATGACAATGAAACTAGTTCTATTCTAGGTCGCTTACAATATCAAACAGATACCGAAGACTTCTATGTTGAAGTTAATCATTTTGATAACGATCGCCAAGCACCAGGCGCGCTAACGCTGGCGCAGTACGAAGCAGATCCTCGCCAAGTAGCATCATTTTCTGAAGGTGAATTCTCTCATGAAATAACCACAGCATTGCGCAGCGGTTATCAATACCAGCTGAATAATATTTGGGCCTTAGGTGCTGATTTAACCTACTCGGATACATCAACCACGAGTCTGTTATTTGGTGGAGCAGGGCGTATTGAGCGCGACTTATTAAGTTTCTCACCTAAAGCTACTGCTAACTATCATTTAGAACATGGTGATTTAAATTTTGTTGCTGGTATTGATGTGAGTAAAGGTGAAGCTGATTTCGATACACTTTATACGCAACGAAATAATGAACAAACACAAAAGAGCGCTTATGTGCAAGCATCGGTACCGATAACGCCGACGTTATCTTATGTTGTTGGTGGTCGTTATTCTGAAGTGACTGACGATTTATATGACCAATTACTTTATCCGAACCGTATTGAAATCGATAATGACGCCCATGCGTTGGAGTTAGGGTTAAATTTTCGCCCAAGCAGTGAACATCGTTTTTATGTCCGTGCAAATGATAACTTCCGTTTTGCCAAAGTCGATGAACAAGCTTACACCCCGCTTGATGTACAAGGTTTAAATCCACAAACAGGCCGTTCTTACGAAGCAGGTTGGGACTTTACCACTACAACTCAAACATTAAAAATCAATGCTTATCAACTTGAGTTAGAAGATGAGATTGTTTACGAAGGCGGTCGTACAGATGGGCCTTATGGAGGTGGTGCTAACGTAAACGCCGATGAATCTCGCCGCTTTGGTGTGAGCACTGCTTATGATGTGCAGTTATCAAATGACTGGCTGCTAGGTGCTTCGTACGACTATATTGATGCAGAGTTCACTCAAGGTGAGAACGACGGTAAAGCGTTATCTTGGGTGGCAAAACATTCAGGTAAAGCCTTCGTAAGCTATGATTTTGCTGATAATTGGCAAGCGTTTGTTGAAGGTGTTTACACTGGTGAGCGTTACATGGAAGGCGACAACAGCAATACCGGTGATAAGTTAGACAGTTACGTGCTAACAAACCTTGCGCTTAACTATACCTATTCAGGTTGGAATGGTAGCTTACGTGTAGATAACTTGCTTGATGAAGATTATGTTGGCACTGGTTATTACTCGGCTTATGGCAGTGGTTATTATTCTGGTACTGGTCGCTCAATTAGACTGACTGCGGGTTATCGTTTCTAG
- a CDS encoding LysR family transcriptional regulator, protein MIELRHLRTLMALKESGSLAGAAKKRFVTQSALSHQIKELETRINSTIFVRKSKPLTFTHEGSRLLNLAEEILPKVIATESDLKRGLEGESQQLKLGIECHSCFRWLMPVIEQFKQHAPAAQIDISSRHLFDSLNALETGSLDIVLTSDPVPGHSVAYQHLFDFEVKLVVASDHALAAQAFVTPAQLAKQTLISYPVPLARLDIYKHFLEPAGIEPGEQKQCDLTSMLLQRVACNDGVATLPTWSIRESQGLSLTAVKLGAEGLKRPLFGAYRRDATNANLIQKWLELVASEGINLQRVD, encoded by the coding sequence ATGATAGAGCTTAGACACCTTCGCACCTTGATGGCGTTAAAGGAAAGTGGCAGTTTAGCGGGTGCAGCTAAAAAACGGTTTGTAACCCAGTCGGCGCTTTCTCATCAAATAAAAGAGTTAGAGACACGAATTAACTCAACTATTTTTGTTCGTAAAAGTAAACCGTTAACGTTTACTCACGAAGGTTCACGTCTGCTGAATTTAGCGGAAGAAATCTTACCGAAAGTGATTGCAACCGAGTCAGATCTTAAACGCGGTTTAGAAGGTGAAAGCCAACAGCTTAAGCTCGGCATTGAATGCCACAGTTGTTTTCGTTGGTTAATGCCCGTTATTGAGCAATTTAAACAGCATGCGCCAGCAGCTCAAATTGACATTTCGAGCCGTCATTTATTTGATTCACTCAATGCGTTGGAGACAGGGAGTTTAGATATAGTGCTAACATCTGATCCTGTGCCAGGACATAGCGTCGCATATCAGCATCTATTTGATTTTGAAGTAAAGTTAGTCGTTGCTAGTGATCACGCATTAGCGGCACAAGCGTTTGTCACGCCAGCGCAATTGGCAAAGCAAACCTTAATTAGTTACCCCGTGCCTTTAGCGCGTTTAGACATATACAAACACTTTTTAGAGCCCGCGGGTATTGAACCTGGCGAGCAAAAGCAATGCGATTTAACCTCTATGCTGTTACAAAGAGTAGCCTGTAATGATGGCGTAGCAACCCTACCAACTTGGTCTATCCGAGAGAGTCAGGGGCTAAGCCTTACTGCGGTAAAATTAGGAGCAGAAGGACTAAAACGTCCTTTGTTTGGGGCCTATCGTCGCGATGCCACTAATGCAAATTTAATCCAAAAGTGGCTCGAACTGGTAGCAAGTGAAGGCATAAATCTACAACGGGTTGATTAA
- a CDS encoding HDOD domain-containing protein, protein MTNLEQQVLTQVQAIIGNEEQVIGRRGILIPLKKSLINEADIRVVIDIISADPALAAHLLLRSNTAQTAGVISTKSRSVKDALIRLGQVNIYRYAFSFYLKERLDELSEPYKKLVQGYWALNETIAVDCIQLLREDNDIGVGTKIDADEMQTLALFSVFGQVIALTAFAYLNAELSRPVSLKVLKSLIDKQQQQLSLEAFASLGLDDDLREEFLIAHNLRQTQNPDSPGLVLRRVLSKRGLLINPL, encoded by the coding sequence ATGACTAATCTTGAGCAACAAGTCCTTACTCAAGTTCAAGCTATTATTGGCAATGAAGAGCAAGTCATTGGTCGTCGTGGCATATTAATTCCATTAAAAAAATCTCTGATTAACGAAGCAGATATTCGAGTCGTTATCGATATCATTTCAGCGGATCCTGCTTTGGCAGCACATTTATTGTTACGCAGTAATACCGCGCAAACAGCAGGTGTCATATCAACAAAAAGCCGTAGTGTAAAAGATGCCTTAATCCGTTTGGGCCAAGTGAACATTTATCGCTACGCGTTTTCGTTTTACCTTAAAGAAAGGCTTGATGAACTTTCTGAGCCTTACAAAAAACTGGTTCAAGGCTATTGGGCATTAAATGAAACCATTGCGGTGGATTGCATACAACTGTTACGTGAAGACAACGACATTGGTGTAGGCACTAAAATCGATGCGGATGAAATGCAAACATTAGCGTTGTTTAGTGTGTTTGGGCAGGTGATTGCGTTAACCGCTTTTGCTTATTTAAATGCTGAGTTGTCTCGACCAGTATCGTTAAAAGTATTGAAGTCGCTTATTGATAAACAACAACAGCAGTTATCGCTCGAAGCATTTGCGTCATTAGGGCTAGATGATGATTTACGCGAAGAATTTTTGATTGCACATAACTTACGCCAAACACAAAACCCTGATTCTCCAGGACTTGTGCTTCGACGCGTACTGTCTAAACGAGGTTTATTAATCAACCCGTTGTAG
- the metE gene encoding 5-methyltetrahydropteroyltriglutamate--homocysteine S-methyltransferase, producing MKISSLGFPRIGRQRELKFVLERYWRGEATLTELKNVASELKRTHWQWQADAGVELLPVGDFAYYDQVLTLSATLNVIPDRHRATQADGSPAAVDIDTLFRVARGRSQSGQHACAAEMTKFFNTNYHYQVPELSADQTFEIAFEQLFDEVTEAQQLGHQAKPVLLGPVTYLYLSKSLSEFNKLTLLPPLLVAYQQILSRFAAQGVSWVQLDEPVLAADLTDEWQQAISHSYQTLAQQKPASLKVLLASYYGSIAHHQALVSALPVEGLHLDLVTAPEQLDVFVNALGVQQVLSVGVVNGRNVWAADVDVIAQKVTELATTLGDCLWIAPSCSLLHCPVDVEVESQLITPLLGQLAFAKQKLFELNEIHQLIVEQGSATSRAIIDRCQQRRLAKAAAANQQVVERVSQLTADDFERNSPFARRIIAQQQKLALPLLPTTTIGSFPQTPAIRGLRSRWRKGEINDNDYRSQLEQVTQDTISRQLKLGIDVLVHGEAERNDMVEYFGEQLEGVGFTQFGWVQSYGSRCVKPPLIYGDVSRPKPMTVDWATYAQSLTDKPVKGMLTGPVTILHWSFAREDIPRKDIANQLALAVRDEVVDLESAGIGIIQIDEPAFREGLPIKQSQWADYLTWAVDAFKLSAAGVEDATQIHTHMCYSEFNDTINAIAAMDADVITIETSRSRMELLSAFEDFHYPNEIGPGVYDIHSPNIPTVDEMVDLITKASQKVPVKQLWVNPDCGLKTRTWDEVEPALRNMIEATKVLRRRF from the coding sequence ATGAAAATTTCAAGTTTAGGATTTCCCCGCATAGGACGTCAGCGTGAATTGAAGTTTGTTTTAGAACGTTATTGGCGTGGTGAAGCAACATTAACGGAGCTGAAAAACGTTGCCAGTGAATTAAAGCGCACTCATTGGCAGTGGCAAGCAGATGCGGGTGTTGAATTACTGCCAGTAGGGGATTTTGCTTATTATGACCAGGTGCTAACCCTGAGCGCGACCTTAAATGTGATCCCCGATCGTCATCGGGCCACTCAAGCTGATGGCAGCCCAGCCGCTGTCGATATTGACACCTTATTTCGCGTGGCTCGTGGCCGTTCGCAAAGCGGCCAACATGCGTGTGCGGCAGAAATGACCAAGTTTTTTAATACTAACTACCATTACCAAGTGCCAGAACTAAGCGCTGATCAAACATTTGAGATTGCCTTTGAACAATTGTTTGATGAAGTCACAGAAGCACAGCAATTAGGTCATCAAGCAAAACCTGTGCTGCTCGGTCCGGTGACGTATTTATACTTATCTAAAAGCCTTTCTGAGTTTAATAAGTTGACGTTGTTACCGCCGTTATTGGTTGCCTATCAACAAATTTTGTCTCGTTTTGCTGCCCAAGGTGTGAGTTGGGTACAGCTTGATGAACCGGTATTAGCGGCAGACTTAACCGATGAGTGGCAGCAAGCCATTAGCCACAGTTATCAAACGTTAGCGCAACAAAAGCCAGCATCATTAAAGGTTTTACTCGCCAGTTATTACGGTTCTATTGCCCATCATCAAGCATTGGTGAGTGCATTACCGGTTGAGGGGCTACATCTTGATTTAGTCACCGCGCCAGAACAGCTTGATGTGTTTGTTAATGCTTTAGGCGTTCAGCAGGTACTTTCTGTTGGGGTGGTTAATGGCCGTAATGTGTGGGCTGCTGATGTTGATGTGATTGCACAGAAGGTAACCGAGTTAGCGACCACGTTAGGCGATTGTTTATGGATTGCACCTTCATGTTCATTGTTGCATTGTCCTGTGGATGTCGAGGTTGAAAGCCAATTAATTACGCCATTACTTGGCCAATTAGCTTTTGCGAAACAAAAATTATTTGAACTTAACGAAATTCATCAATTAATCGTTGAGCAAGGTTCAGCAACTAGCCGAGCGATTATTGATCGTTGCCAGCAACGCCGCTTGGCAAAAGCTGCCGCAGCTAATCAACAGGTTGTAGAACGTGTGTCGCAGCTAACCGCTGATGATTTTGAACGTAACAGTCCATTTGCCCGCCGTATCATTGCCCAACAACAAAAGTTAGCGCTGCCATTATTACCCACAACCACCATAGGTTCATTCCCGCAAACGCCAGCTATTCGGGGGTTACGCAGTCGCTGGCGTAAAGGCGAAATCAATGACAATGATTACCGTTCACAGCTTGAGCAAGTCACTCAAGACACCATTTCTCGTCAACTTAAATTGGGTATCGACGTGCTAGTTCACGGCGAAGCTGAGCGTAATGACATGGTGGAGTATTTTGGTGAACAATTAGAGGGCGTTGGGTTTACTCAATTTGGTTGGGTGCAAAGTTATGGTTCTCGTTGCGTTAAGCCGCCGTTAATTTATGGCGATGTGTCTCGCCCCAAACCAATGACGGTCGACTGGGCTACCTATGCGCAAAGCTTAACCGACAAGCCTGTTAAGGGCATGCTAACGGGTCCGGTGACCATTTTACATTGGTCGTTCGCTCGTGAAGATATTCCACGTAAAGATATTGCTAACCAACTTGCATTAGCAGTACGTGACGAAGTGGTCGATTTAGAAAGTGCAGGTATTGGCATTATTCAAATTGATGAACCTGCATTTCGTGAAGGTTTACCGATTAAACAAAGCCAATGGGCAGATTATTTAACCTGGGCGGTGGATGCGTTTAAGTTATCGGCTGCAGGTGTTGAAGATGCAACTCAAATCCATACACACATGTGTTACAGCGAGTTCAATGACACCATTAATGCCATAGCGGCCATGGATGCTGATGTTATCACCATTGAGACGTCACGTTCGCGTATGGAGCTACTGAGTGCCTTTGAAGATTTTCATTATCCTAATGAAATTGGTCCCGGTGTGTATGACATTCATTCGCCAAATATTCCAACCGTTGATGAAATGGTCGACTTAATAACTAAAGCGTCGCAAAAAGTGCCGGTGAAACAGTTATGGGTTAATCCTGATTGTGGTTTAAAAACCCGTACCTGGGATGAAGTTGAGCCCGCGCTGCGGAATATGATTGAAGCGACTAAAGTGCTTCGACGTCGGTTCTAA
- a CDS encoding DUF3069 domain-containing protein: MTKVDPQYQDVAKQISYNVANKVLPMDKLPETLLEAYEGLFSELIEDKANTFTHAWDALPASAQKLMTKAEFHGFYIANAWMQLSRVAQEIADSADSEEEMNNNEYDGVFGRLAEQSLKECLRKLKKARTDRPLLNSFKLVMSA; this comes from the coding sequence ATGACCAAAGTTGACCCGCAGTATCAAGACGTAGCAAAACAAATTTCGTATAACGTAGCAAACAAAGTACTGCCGATGGACAAGTTACCTGAAACATTACTTGAGGCCTATGAAGGCTTGTTTAGCGAACTTATTGAAGATAAAGCCAATACATTTACTCATGCTTGGGATGCATTACCTGCGAGTGCGCAAAAGTTAATGACCAAAGCAGAGTTTCATGGCTTTTATATTGCCAATGCGTGGATGCAGTTAAGCCGTGTTGCGCAAGAAATTGCTGATAGTGCTGACTCTGAAGAAGAGATGAATAATAACGAATATGATGGTGTCTTCGGACGCTTAGCTGAGCAGTCGTTGAAAGAGTGTTTACGTAAGCTTAAAAAAGCGCGCACCGACCGCCCATTGTTGAATAGTTTTAAGCTAGTGATGTCGGCATAA
- a CDS encoding GGDEF domain-containing protein — MNKSLNFHFFIAIFIAIYFLPTSVFAAYYDNDKADAIYKKIDLADYIDQIAGEKLLNEYKRIIASDDEIRQKLYVRLNCWNQPSTTESELTNAIKYAEQQLLIYSEPYPSAIHTDLLLCLGYYKQFSGQLDEALDDLSNAINNAYELEDPRLIADGRSIRGAMLSYQGNYSSALEDLITSQQLYENLNLTYWANDNLSELAASYRRFGDAETALKYQIKLEQVYLKANQQIEADNINNQIAFSLLELGRIDESTARFKQSLTFWKTQKDNVAIADAKTNVAGNLIKLDKIDEALVLLKEAEKEIPVSHDGPHSSLMLYLAQAYLATNELDKALEYSQLASIDFNRGGNQRGESENIYLKSDIYQAKGDIENALKTLQKFIKMHMALDKQNMSDRNSEMQARFNTNKIQTENEWLIQRDKDKEQQLQILQRNESMQIIIIILVAIILIIVSMFAYKQVIRKQLFRRLALTDELTKLANRRDTYSQGHYFLKSSKLSGKPFSIISFDADHFKIVNDTLGHDMGDKVLIKLASISTSMMRDTDVVGRVGGEEFLILLPNIDKTKAIEIANRLIETIADYDWTQIAPNLHQTVSAGVASYSNEEDLSPLLLKADKALYSAKAAGRNCVKAE, encoded by the coding sequence TTGAATAAATCACTAAATTTTCACTTTTTTATTGCCATTTTTATCGCAATATATTTTTTACCTACTTCAGTCTTTGCCGCTTATTACGACAACGACAAAGCTGATGCTATCTATAAAAAAATAGATTTAGCTGATTATATTGATCAGATCGCTGGCGAAAAGCTACTCAACGAATATAAGCGGATCATTGCCTCTGACGATGAGATCCGTCAAAAACTCTATGTCCGTTTAAACTGCTGGAACCAGCCTTCTACTACAGAGAGTGAACTTACCAACGCCATTAAATATGCAGAGCAGCAACTGCTGATATATTCAGAACCCTATCCATCCGCAATTCATACCGATTTATTATTATGTTTGGGCTATTACAAACAGTTTTCAGGGCAATTAGACGAAGCTCTGGACGATCTTTCTAATGCAATAAATAATGCATACGAACTTGAAGATCCTCGACTTATCGCTGACGGCCGCAGCATTCGAGGGGCAATGCTGTCCTATCAAGGCAACTATTCATCTGCATTAGAAGATTTAATTACATCGCAACAATTGTATGAAAATCTTAATTTAACTTATTGGGCAAATGATAACTTGAGTGAACTTGCTGCAAGTTATCGGCGTTTTGGTGATGCTGAAACCGCTCTTAAATACCAAATAAAACTAGAACAAGTTTACCTTAAGGCCAATCAACAAATAGAAGCTGATAACATCAATAATCAGATCGCATTTTCACTTTTAGAGCTTGGACGTATCGATGAGTCTACAGCTCGATTTAAGCAGTCGCTCACCTTCTGGAAAACCCAAAAAGATAACGTTGCGATTGCAGATGCCAAAACTAATGTTGCAGGAAATCTGATTAAACTAGATAAAATAGATGAAGCATTAGTGCTGTTAAAGGAAGCAGAAAAAGAAATCCCAGTCAGTCATGATGGGCCGCATAGTTCATTAATGTTATACCTAGCACAAGCATATTTAGCGACAAATGAATTAGATAAGGCACTTGAATATAGTCAGCTTGCATCTATTGATTTTAACCGTGGTGGCAATCAACGCGGTGAAAGTGAAAACATCTATCTCAAAAGCGATATCTACCAAGCTAAAGGTGATATTGAAAATGCATTAAAAACTTTGCAAAAATTTATCAAAATGCATATGGCTCTTGATAAGCAGAATATGTCTGATCGCAACTCAGAAATGCAAGCGCGCTTTAATACCAACAAAATTCAAACCGAAAACGAATGGTTAATACAACGCGACAAAGATAAAGAGCAACAGTTACAAATTTTACAGCGTAACGAAAGCATGCAAATCATCATTATTATCTTAGTTGCGATTATTTTAATTATCGTATCAATGTTTGCTTATAAACAAGTCATTCGAAAACAACTCTTTAGGCGTTTAGCCCTAACCGATGAGCTGACTAAATTGGCCAATAGACGTGACACCTATTCTCAGGGGCATTACTTCTTAAAATCATCCAAACTATCAGGCAAGCCGTTTTCCATTATCTCTTTTGATGCTGATCATTTTAAAATAGTAAATGATACATTAGGCCACGACATGGGCGATAAAGTACTGATAAAACTAGCATCAATTAGCACAAGCATGATGCGTGATACCGATGTTGTTGGACGTGTTGGCGGTGAAGAATTTTTGATTTTACTGCCTAATATCGACAAAACTAAAGCCATTGAAATCGCTAATCGGTTAATTGAGACCATTGCTGATTATGACTGGACTCAGATTGCGCCGAACTTACATCAAACCGTCAGTGCCGGGGTTGCCAGCTATAGTAATGAAGAAGACTTGTCACCATTGTTACTAAAAGCGGACAAAGCGCTCTATTCTGCCAAAGCTGCTGGTCGAAATTGTGTCAAAGCTGAGTAA